Sequence from the Meleagris gallopavo isolate NT-WF06-2002-E0010 breed Aviagen turkey brand Nicholas breeding stock chromosome 15, Turkey_5.1, whole genome shotgun sequence genome:
GGCACCCCTTGGGCCAAGGCTGTCTGGGGGCTCACAGCCCTCTCTCCCTGCAAGGAGCTGAGCGTGAGCCAGAACTGTGCAAACCCTGTGccccagctgctggctgggcgAGGGAGGGCTGGAAATGGCACAGGGTGGTTTtatggcttttttgtttttaaatgccaaGGGTGTGTTGCTGGTTTTGAAGACGTGAGATGCTAATGCCTTCACAGCAGAGTGCAGAGAGGTCCTGTGTGGGTCCCTGCCCCTTTCTTTGTGGATGAGTCTCTGTTCCTCAAGCAGGTCTCAGCCAACAAGAGGTCTCCTTGCTGAGCAATCCCTGCAGGTGCAGGAGCTCCTGTGCTGCCCCAGGAAAGATGACTGATTTACTCAAGAAGCCTTCTTGTGCCTGCTCCAGCCTTAAAACTTCATGGAGCGGAGCCGGGCAGTCTGCCTGGTAACCGGTGACACCAGCAGATGCTTCCCGTGTCACAGGCAGCAAAccacagcacaacagcagcagtgctccgGATGGGACCTGGCATCAACTGTGGACCAGAGACGTTCGGCACAGAACTCTGCCTGGCAACAGGTGATGCAGCGCCAGCAGCCAATGGcgctttttttttgtccctctCCCAGGGGGTGGCAGGGCGGGGGGTGCTTAGTTGGGGTATTTCCAGCAGCAGTTTGTGGGGCTCTCATTTCCCCATCGGGCAGCAGTGGTGAAGCCATGGCTGAGGAGCAGCGGGACCTCATCTCCTCcgatggcagcagtggggtgcTCCCCGTTGGGAACAACGAGAGGTGCCACTACAGGGACGTGGGTGGGGGAGTGGGGAGGACCctgtgtggctgtgggatggaggagttgtgctgtgtggggctgagaGTGGgtgctgtgtggctgtgggGCAGAAAGGGCCGGAGCGTGGCTGTGGGGTGGTTGGGACATGgcgtggctgtggggtgggcagGTTCGTGTCATGGTTATGGGGTGTATGGGGGATCACTTAGCATGGCTGTGGGGCAGATATGCTCATGTCGTGGTTAGGAGTGGATCGGGGGCACAGCTCAACTGACAGACTGCAAGCTTGGCTGTACGGAGTGGGTGGGGATGCAGCATGGCTGCAGTGTCCTGCTGGAATGCTATGGCACCCCCATGTCCCAGCCACCCTCTGTGTCCCAAACTCTTTGTGCTGGGTCTGGGGGGAGTGTGGGGGGGGGTCACCTCGAACACTTCCAGCCAATCAAAAATCCCAGGAGCACTGACATCATCAGTCTCTGGGCAGAAAAGGCTGGCAGCATGGCCAGGTCCAAACTCTGCCAGGCAGCACCTGTAGGTGCCTTATTCCATAGTGCAGGGCTGGCTCCCGGGGGCAGGACACAGCTCAGAGCCATGCTAAGGagacattttctatttcatttgcCTTTCTTTGGCATCCATGTGCAGTCGCACTCTTAAGCCCTGAGCACGTGGCCAAGCccttctgctcacagctgtggTTTCGGTTCCCAGTGCGTGGCAGCCACCCAAGCACTGACGTCACACTCATCGTTTAGAAGAGATTTGTGTTTCTTTGGGTGTGCACTGCTCGGAGCAGTCTGGGTTCAGTGGCACTGTGAGGCTTGGGGACCACAGGGCAccttgttttgctgtttggCCCCACAAGCACTCCCTCTCCTGCCCCGCAGATCCACACTCGGCCGCAGAAGCGTGCTGTCGGCGGTGTCCATCCTGGTGGCCCTGCTGATCGCTGGCCAGGCCGTCACCATCTACTATGTGTACCAGCAGAGCGGGCAGATCAGCAAGCTGACCAAGACCTCGCAGAGCCTGAAGCTGGAGTCGCTGCAGAGGAGGATGCCCACCAGTCAGTAGCATCACCAGGGCTGGGGATGGGCACTGGGTCCTGCTAGACCACCAACCCCAGGAGATACTGAGGGCTTGGTGGAAGCCAGAGCGACCCTGCTTGGCCGTGCCCTCACACTGCTCTGTCCTTGGCAGACACCCAGCCAGCAAACAAGATGGCGATGTCCATGATGAACATGCCTATGGCCATGAAGGTGCTGCCTCTTGCCCCCTCTGTTGGTGACATGGTAAGAGGTGCCCCCTCAGCAAGGGTTTGGAACAGGAACAGGATGgtctgtgaggtcccttccaacccaaccattctgtgttttttctctgcagccctTGGAGGCCATGAAACCCCGCAGCAACAAGACTGAGGATCAAGTCAGGCACCTGCTGCTGGTAAGCTCTCCCACCCAtctgagccccacagctgctctctgctctgcaggaggtAATGAGACTGCATGCTTTGAGCTCCCTGGGGCTCTCGGTGCTGGTAGAGCTCCAGTCCCAGCAGTGCTTATAGAAGCAGTGCTCCCTCCAGCCTTagctccttgtttttctttgccatCTCTCACTTCAATGCTcactctgcagaaagcagaccCCAGGAAGACATTCCCCGAGCTGAAGGACGACATGCTGGGCAACATGAAGCGTCTGCAGAAGACCATGAGTGCTATGGACTGGAAGGTCAGTGCTGGTTCTCTCCTACCCATCCCTTCCAGCAGCGAGTCCTGTTGGCATTTGGTGGGCTGGGTGCCCGCTGGGCTCAGGACCTCTCCATATTCACCCTCTGCTTCCCCTTCCTCAGGATTTTGAGGCCTGGATGCACAAGTGGCTGCTCTTTGAAATGGCCAAAAGCCCCAAGGAGGAGCAGAATGCAATCCCAGCGGAGAAAGGTATTGGGGTGTGGGTGCTGCAGGTCGGGGCTGAGCCTTTGGGAGCAGCGTACCCCCACGGCAGCgacactgctgtcccctgcCCTCCTCAGGGCCTCCTCTTCCTTGAGCCTCCTGCTGGAGGCCTTTGGAAACAGCCATGTCCCAAAATCCAAAGcaccagttccaaccctctcTGTCACTATCACCCGTCAGTGAGATCGTTACCCTTGGCTCTCATTAGGGTAGATGGGTTTCCTTGGGGAAATCCAATGAAGTGACACTCCTGAGCAAGGCAGCGTTCTGCTGCTGGTTTCCCCAGTAGGATCTTCCGTGTGCCCTGAGGTCCCAGGTGCTCACCCTGTCCCGTTTGTTTTTATTACCCTAGTGCAAACTAAGTGCCAGGCAGAGGCCAGTTTCGGTGGTGTCCATCCGGGTCGCTTCCGCCCCGAATGCGATGAGAACGGCGACTACCTGCCCAAGCAGTGCTTTGCCAGCACAGGCTACTGCTGGTGCTGCTACAAAAATGGCACCAGGATTGAGGGCACTGCCACCCGGGGAGAGCTGGACTGCTCGGGTAGGTGGCAGGAGGAGCAACaggcagggagaggagaaggggCCCAGGGCTGGGGCAACTGAGAGCCAAGGAGGGGCAAAATTGACTGCTCACCATTCTGGGGTGAGGGATGGGGCcgtggcactgagctgctgctgtcccttTGCAGCGCCCACCCCGACAGAGCCTGAGGAGATGATCTTCTCCGGGGTGGACATGCTGAAAGGTAAGAAGCCCTGGGGCTGATGTGCTCCAGGGGGTTggaggagctctgctctgccagttCCCCACAGCAGGACTGCTGGCAGCACGCTGATGCAGGGGTACAAGGCTCTCTGGACTCAGAGCCAGCTGGTGATTCCCTCCTCTCTTCCCTTCAAATCAGCCAAGTAGAAGAGGACGCCTGTGGATGCCCATCCAGCCTTCAGCATCTCAGTCCACCTTTTTTTGCTCCATTTTTCTGCTCTTACCTTGCTTTCCCGAAGACAATTAGAGCATTCCTGCCCTGATCTCAGTTACGTCCTTTCCCCCGCTGCAGAACAGGACCTGGGGTGGACCACAGTTGGTTGGGGCTGCAGTGCGACTGCTCCATTTACTGACCCGGGGGTAGAGGTGGAAAATGATTTCAGCTCTGGTAGCCCCAGTCGTTTTTGCTAATGGGATGTGAGCTGCAACTCTGGCACTGTGTGAGGGACGCCACCTGGTTCCCAGCCTTCTCCTGTTCCCCCAGGACACCTCTCCCAGCACCCgcagcagcaatgcagagaTCACCCCTGCTGAAGAATGAGCCACTAATGCTTTCTTTCACTGAACAAAcattaaaagcagcaaaacaaccTTCCTGAGCTTATCTAACCCCTGTAGGTTGGAGTACTGTTAAGAGCACTAAACCTTCCTTCATCTTTCTTGggttgtttatttctgtttttttttgaaggctGTAGTAAAGATAGATGCACAACTTTCAGCTGAGGAACAGCCACAGGGGGCAGCAAGGGGAAGAGGAGCTAACCTTGGAGGTGGGGGGGCTTTGAGTTTTTCTGCACGTACCCAATACTTCCTTTTTGAATGAAATCAGAAgctaattatttcaaataaagttTTCAATACGAAAGCCTTGTAAGCAACTCAAGTTGTGCAGTAATGCCAACTGGCTTGCAACTATcctggattaaaaataaattcaattttcagggggaaaaaaagaaagaaaagggaagaaaactgctgagctctgcattCCCCTTCCTTACCATGTTCCTAGCCCTAGCCAGAAGGGTCTGGTCCCTCTTCTTCCTCAACACTGacactgcagaaagcaattCAGTTTCCCCCAGGGGCTGAAAATGTGCCCAAGAACCTGGTTTAGATGCTGGGTACTCCCCTCCTACCTGCAGCATTCTCTGGAGTCAGCTCCTGTCCCcagccagctcagccccagcccaAAGCCTTCTCACCCCTGTCCCTCAGATGCAGCTGAAGGAAAGTCTCGCTGTTCCTCTTTTATTCtgtattccattaaaaaaaaaaaaaaaggaaaaaaagaaacaaaaaaatgcagcctTGACTGAGAACAGCTGTGAACACAGCTGTTCAGTGCAACTCCAGGGACACGATAACTATTGCCGTCAGTGTTTGTTAGAATAAAAACTAAACCCAAAGAGCTCTCTTCCATAGGTAGTAAAAGGTCTGACACCACaaatcacagaaggaaaaaagagagtaaaagtttctcttaaaaatatagctctgtgaagagaaaaaaggtgGCTGGGCGTCAGCTAGGAGGAAAGCAGTTTCTGCACGCTTGCTCTTCTCTGGTCAAACCATCTCCCTCGGTTCAGTTCTTAGTGCAGCACATGAGCTGTCAGGGAGGGCAATAAACACAGCTCTGGGCCCCAGCAGGACAGGAGGCAGAAAGTTACATCACTCTGCTCTAAAAGTCACAGTTAAAAGAAgatataaattattatttataaaagaaaaagaagtgggaATTCTGCTGATGAGCTTCCTTTTCCACTCTTCTGTTTGATCTTCACCCATAAATCCTTAATCACAGGGATGCGGTACCTTTGGGGAAAGGAGTTAAAAGAATTAGGGACAGTGAAGAGAATAGCCGTACAGCTGAGCAGAGTGGAGGCAGATTCATCTGGTCCACTTCCAGATGGCCAGAACTTCACCAGCTCATCCACATGACTTTTCCAAGCTCCCTGTGGTCAGTCAGGACAGACAGACACTGCCAGAGGCCTCTTATCTCTGCTGGTGACAGAGGACAGCAACATCTAGGCTGGGCATCCGGATTTCAGCAGCTAAAGAGTTGAGGTCAAACATCCAGAGAAGCCAGCACGCTTCTGTATGACTTCCCTTATTCTGTTCCACTCCCTGGCTCTCTAATATAGGGCCAGGCTGCCTCACACAGTGGGTGGTTAGAGGACACAATGTCTTCCCAAGACTGGCTCAGGAGCACTGAATTTGGCCAAGGTTACCGCCGCTCACAGGTACCAACTGATAGTTCCCACGGGCCATGTACCTTCTCACAACAATCCTTCCGgctcagctgttttcttcttctaaaaaggaaaaggtaaaaaataaatcagtgtatCTGCATCACAAACACGGAGTTCTGAGCAGAGCCAAGAGCCACAGATGCTCCTCAGACGCCAAGGACAGATCGATGACAAGGAACACCCTCTGTCTCCCTCTGCCACCCTTTCCTAGCCGTTGGCATGGGATGCAACAGCCTGCAAAGCCCTCAGGAGCTCCAGTTCCTCTGACAACAGCTAGATGAACAGACAGTGAAGGAAGAGCGCTTACTCAGGCAAGCTCCCTGAAAACAAAAGGGCCTCAGGGTTTGTTCCTTTTAAGGGAAAGTATCTTCCCTGGGGGATAcaggaaaaagccttttttcaATCCACCCCAATCCCAAACAAACAAAGGTCAGGGTTTTTGTATTGAGGCTCTGTACTGTCAGCAAGGCCAGGGCACGGCTGTGTTCCCCTCCAGCCTCACACGCTGCAGGAATGAGCATTACAAGTGCTCCTCAGAatggtgtccccatggcacCCTGCCCCAGGTCTCCCACAtaccttcttcttcttcttgtgaACTTCAGCAAAGCTATCTGCTGTCGACTCCCCTTCTGAGGgcatctttttgttcttcttttcttttcctgtctttttctcTGGGAAAGAAAAGTCAATTATGACCTCTCTGAGGGGACATAAAGAGCTCTTGGTTGAGGAGAAGGCATTCCTGGTGAGTTTCTGATCACATTCAGTCCATGGCAGTACCTCTGggtgagagcagagctgtgccacaAGGAAGCCATGCCCACTCCAGTACCCTCAGGCCTGAGTAGTTTGATCCCTGCACATGTGTGGGCAGAATTAGGCTGGATGCCCTTCTCACTTGCTGCTGTCCAACCACCCTTAGGAACTGTttcagtgctggagcagctgagcaCATGCCAGAAACCAAAGCAAGGGGAGCTAGCAACACCAGATGGACACAAGTTTCAGCTGAACACGACTGTACCAAGAAGCTCCAGTGCATGTCTGTGCAACAGCCCACACAGAGGCTGACAGACAAGGCTGTCTCCTCCAAAAGAAGGGGTGCatctctgcagaacagaaagcCCAGCAGACCTGGCCCACCCATtccatcttctttctctctcatgAAGAAGCCCACAATAGCTATGACTTGCAAATGGATTCTGAGCTGCAAAGATAAAAAAACCCCCTTGTGTTAGCCCAGCACAGACGGGCAGGCATCACAAGGTGCACAAGGAGGACTCAGGCAGTTCAGCACAGACTCACCTCAACCCTCCGCCAGTCCTGAGTTGGATACTTCCAGCCCTTGTAAAGGccaggaaaggagaaaaccaTGAGACGGGTCATCCCATGACATTTGCATAGGGACCTCAGCttgctctgcaaacagcaaggATCAATGCAAGTATTACATGGTTCGTGCTGTGCTGATGTGGGACAGAGATAGGAGAGCCCAGCTGGCTGCCTGCAGTATGACCTCatactgaaaatgcagaaaaaatactAAAGTGGGGAGTTAAAAATCTTGCACTGGCTTTGAGTAGGCCAGAAAGGAATGAGACAAAGCTAATAGGAAGGTGGCTGCCCTGCAACAGAGACTGAACACCCATCAGCTGCAAGAACTTACTGCAAATGCAGCCACACACGACATGGAAACTTACttttacttgattttttcttttccttgctgtctggcagcttctctgggtcatcagctgctttctttttcttctttttgggcACTTCTTCGTTAGCTTGTCCTTTCCGCTTCTTTTCCTTGGGCTGTCCAACAGCCCCATCCTCTCCTGGCCGTTTCCGTTTCTGagatgctttctgctttttgttctctttgtctTTGCTCTTAGATGTTTTCACAGCCTTGTCTGCTGTGGAGGaaggtttcttcttttccttcttttcttttttctctttttttttcttcttcttttccaacCCTTCTGGTGTTTGCACTGCAGGAActccagcagcagtggtgaCCTCACTTTTACCCCCCAAACTTGACTCCTCTGGCTGCGGGGTTGAAAGCAGTGCAGATGGCAATGGGTTTGCTTGCGTCTCTTTGGCCTCAACATCATTCTCTTTCGCAGCCAGGGCTTTCTTGAACGGGGAAGGCTTGGGGTTGGCATGACTTGCATCAATTCTTCCTGCCTCCTTCTCTTTGTTGGATGCTCCTGTGGCTTCCTGGCCCAC
This genomic interval carries:
- the CD74 gene encoding HLA class II histocompatibility antigen gamma chain isoform X1, giving the protein MAEEQRDLISSDGSSGVLPVGNNERSTLGRRSVLSAVSILVALLIAGQAVTIYYVYQQSGQISKLTKTSQSLKLESLQRRMPTNTQPANKMAMSMMNMPMAMKVLPLAPSVGDMPLEAMKPRSNKTEDQVRHLLLKADPRKTFPELKDDMLGNMKRLQKTMSAMDWKDFEAWMHKWLLFEMAKSPKEEQNAIPAEKVQTKCQAEASFGGVHPGRFRPECDENGDYLPKQCFASTGYCWCCYKNGTRIEGTATRGELDCSAPTPTEPEEMIFSGVDMLKAK
- the CD74 gene encoding HLA class II histocompatibility antigen gamma chain isoform X2; protein product: MAEEQRDLISSDGSSGVLPVGNNERSTLGRRSVLSAVSILVALLIAGQAVTIYYVYQQSGQISKLTKTSQSLKLESLQRRMPTNTQPANKMAMSMMNMPMAMKVLPLAPSVGDMPLEAMKPRSNKTEDQVRHLLLKADPRKTFPELKDDMLGNMKRLQKTMSAMDWKDFEAWMHKWLLFEMAKSPKEEQNAIPAEKAPTPTEPEEMIFSGVDMLKAK